The nucleotide window ATGTGGAGGTTATCCTGAAAAAGGAGCTGAAGCTGCACAGGAAAGCTTACAAGAGATAAAGGATGCTTTGAAAAGCACAGATATGGCTTTTGTATGTGCTGGTGAAGGTGGAGGAACAGGAACAGGGGGCGCTCCAATTGTAGCTCAAATTGCTAAAGATTCTGGTGCTATTGTCATTGGAACAGTCACAATGCCTTTTAAAATTGAAAGAGCAAGAGTAGATAAAGCAGAATTTGGATTACAGCAATTAAGACAAGCATGTGACACTGTAATTGTAATTGATAATAATAGATTAGTAAATATTGCAGGAAATCTACCTATACAACAAGCATTTGCTGTTGCTAATGAATTGATCTCAACAATGATCAAAGGAATAGTTGAAACAATAGCAGTTCCTTCATTAGTTAACCTTGATTATGCAGATGTTAAATCTATTATGACAAACGGAGGCGTAGCTGCTATAGGTGTAGGAGCATCCGATACCACAAATAAAGTAGAAGAAGCTGTAAAAGGGGCATTAAGCAATCCTTTACTTGATATAGATTATAAAGGTGCAACAGGAGCTTTAATCCATGTACACGGTGGAACAGATATGACTCTTGATGAAGTTAGCAAAGTAGGAGAAATGGTAACTGAAACATTAGATGATGAAGCAAATGTCATCTGGGGAGCAAGAGTTAGTGAAGACATGAAAGGAAAACTAACAGTAATGACAATAATAACTGGTGTAAAAAGTCCATGGATCCTGGGTAAAGTGGATTACTCTCAACCAACCCCTCAGGCTCAAGAAATTAGTGACGAGCTAGGAATAGAAATAATTTGAGTCTTAGGTATTTCTTGCCTATGCTTTACCACCCCCAAGAATTAAGCATAGGCAATTTTTTTACTAATATTTATAAATAGATTAGAGTTTAACTCGTTCTATGACACTAAACATAATAGGCATTGGTCTGGGTGATGAAAAAGATATTACCTTAAAGGGCCTTGAATTAGTTAAAAAATCTGACTTAATCTATTTAGAAAAATATACTTCTAAACTTAATTGTGATTTGTCTAAACTTGAAGAATTATATGGGAAAAAGATTATACTAGCTAATAGAGAGCTAGTTGAATGTCAGGAAACGAAGTTTCCTGAGCATGATCGGAAATCAGGATTTCCGACAAACAAAAATGAAATTATTGAAAACTCTAAAAACAAAGAGGTTGCTTTTTTAGTTATAGGTGATGTTTTTGGAGCAACAACCCATATTGATATTCTGCAAAGAGCTAAAAAAGAAGGGATTAAAGTAAATATTGTTCATAATACTTCTATTTTGAATGCTGTTAGTGAAACAGGATTATCCCTTTATAATTTTGGAAAAGTTACTTCAATCCCTTTTGAAAATAAAGATGTTGTCTCTCCAATAAAAGTTTTAGAAGACAACCAAAAATCAGGCCTTCATACACTGTTTTTGCTTGATCTTAAGCCTGATGAGGAAAAATTTATGTCTGTAAACACAGCAATTGAATATTTAATAAAAAATAAAATTGATGCAAATACTTTATCAATAGCTTGTTGTGGTTTAGGCTCTGAAAAACAAATTATTAAAGCTGGTAAATTAAAAGACTTAAAAGAAAAGAAATTCAATATCTATCCTCAATGCTTAATAATCCCAGGAAAACTACATTTCATTGAAGAAGAATACTTAAAACTATTCATCTAAATACAAAAAAAGAAAAATATTTTTAGTATTTTCAGTTTAATTAACTATAAAGTTCTTGTACTCCTGCAATATCTCCAGCTTCTAAAGTTCTTTTCTTGGTTTCGCCGTAACTTGCATAGCCATACATTGTTTGTTCTGAGCATTCGCTTGTGTATAAATCGCCTAATCCAACACTATGCCCTAGTTCATGTGTGGCTATATTCTCAAAGTCCATCTTGCCTGCTTCTCCTATACCCCAGTCAAAGTCTACATCATCAAATATCATGTCCCACTCAACAAGCTCTCTGAATGGTGGTGGTCCACCGAATATTCCCCAAACAATTGTTATTGCTATTGCATTTTCATAGCCAACATCTGCAAAATACACTTCGTTCTTGTTATCTGGACTTTCTAAATCTGCTCCGTCAACAATTCCTGTGGTTTCATCACCAAGAATTTCAACTCCGGCTGCTGTCTCCCATTTTCCAACATCACTAGCAAAGTTGCTTGTTACAAAAATTCCATCTAATCCTCTTGTATTCACTGGATTAACTATATAAGGTTCGATTGTTCTCCACTTTGTTCCTTTTGCCAGGAAACCATAACAAGAGCTTGTATCTGGTGTTGGTTCTTCTCCTCCGCCTGTGCAGTCAGCACAAGATGCATCTTCCCATCCTTGGCACACACCGTCATTATTACATCCAGTTTGTTTTCCAAATCCTTTTTTGTAATCTATGAAAGCATATCCTTCTACAACTCGTCCGTGGTCTATTGCTTTCCCTAGACTAAAAACTCCAGGAGCAACTTCTACAGCATGTGAAGGTATAGCTATTATTCCCTGTCTGTGTTGTGGTGCGAAATCTGGTTTTACTGCTAACACTAGGGCTACTGAAAACACTAATGCTATAAATCCCACTAATATTAAATGTTTTTTCATTATTACCTCCTATTAATCTTTAAGTAGTAATTGATATATGTATTTAAATATTTCTATATTTAAAGATATTAATAGAAGTAGCTAAATTTTTTGATGAAGATTAGGATTCTAGATTATGGGGAAAGTCCCTTGTTATTTCTTCTAATTTACTTTCATCAATATATATCATATCTGTTTGTTCATGATAAGTGGTAGAAGTTGGATGTTCTGTTTCTGACATAAGTCTTAGTACAGCGTTTATCCTTGACATATCATTATAAGCCTCAATAAGACCAGAAATTTCGCTTTCTAATCCATCAACTTTTTCCAATTTTGGTACTAATAATTGTAGTCTAAGCATAGACTGTGTTAAACAATTAATTATATAGTGATTTACAGCAACAATTGTTTGCTGATATGTAGAAACTACAGCATCTTCTCTTTCTTGTTTCACAGCTTTAGTTATTTCTTCCCTTATATCTTCTGGAAGATTCTCTAAAATTTCTAGAGTGTCATCTGAAATTGAATATAGGCTATCTTTATTTGCATCCTTTTTTGTTCCTGTCATTTTTTAAATAATTAATCATACAGAGATTAAAATCTCTCTTTGTTTTGCTTTTTTTCAAAATTAATAATTTTTGTTTTTATTTATATCCAAGAAGTTCTTTAATTTCCCTGATATGCCTTTTTTTTCCTTCTTGTCTCAATTCCCTTGCTGATTGTGTGAAATAATGATGTCGCTCTAAAAAAACAATAAGACCTTCATACCATTCTTTTGGTGTTTTTTGAATACCATGTTTTGCTAACTCCAGTCTTAATAATTCTGTTTTAATATAGAAATCTTCTCTTCCAAGGTTGTCTAAATCTGCATC belongs to Candidatus Woesearchaeota archaeon B3_Woes and includes:
- the ftsZ gene encoding cell division protein FtsZ, whose product is MDFIVENAVKNSDEKKFENLVGQANIRVVGVGGAGNNMVSWLYKKGIKGAEIVACNTDQQHLNITEADKKFVIGKEITRGLGCGGYPEKGAEAAQESLQEIKDALKSTDMAFVCAGEGGGTGTGGAPIVAQIAKDSGAIVIGTVTMPFKIERARVDKAEFGLQQLRQACDTVIVIDNNRLVNIAGNLPIQQAFAVANELISTMIKGIVETIAVPSLVNLDYADVKSIMTNGGVAAIGVGASDTTNKVEEAVKGALSNPLLDIDYKGATGALIHVHGGTDMTLDEVSKVGEMVTETLDDEANVIWGARVSEDMKGKLTVMTIITGVKSPWILGKVDYSQPTPQAQEISDELGIEII
- the dph5 gene encoding diphthine synthase produces the protein MTLNIIGIGLGDEKDITLKGLELVKKSDLIYLEKYTSKLNCDLSKLEELYGKKIILANRELVECQETKFPEHDRKSGFPTNKNEIIENSKNKEVAFLVIGDVFGATTHIDILQRAKKEGIKVNIVHNTSILNAVSETGLSLYNFGKVTSIPFENKDVVSPIKVLEDNQKSGLHTLFLLDLKPDEEKFMSVNTAIEYLIKNKIDANTLSIACCGLGSEKQIIKAGKLKDLKEKKFNIYPQCLIIPGKLHFIEEEYLKLFI